The Oscillospiraceae bacterium genome includes the window TAACGTGTATGTTCCTGTATTACGGAGAAAAACCGTTCAGGTGGAATTGGCAAATATACCGGAAAATCTGCTGGACAACTATGAACTGAACCACTCAGAAATTGAAGTGGCAATGCGTGAAGAAGATCTAGATACTATTAATGTAATATACGGAACCATTTCGTATAATCCGACTCATCCTTTGAGCGCTTATCCCGTGGTGCTGGATTTGCCGGAGGGTGTAGTAAGATCCGATTCCAAAGACTTGGTTGTAAGACTTCTGCAACCTAATGAACAGTAAAAAAAAAAACGAAATATACTTTCAGGGCAGGGTGAAATTCCCGACCGGTGGTAAAGTCCACGTGCTTTTTTCCCAAAAAGCTGAATCGGTGAAACTCCGATACCGACCGTTATAGTCAGGATGAAAGAAAGGAAAATTATCGCTATGTCAAACATCAAAACAAGAAAACTAACCGTAACGGCATTACTTGCCGCTATCTCCATTGTGCTGTCATTGATTGGTTTTTCCATTCCCTTGATGCCGATTTTTATCAAGCTTGACTTTTCGGATCTCCCGGCACTCCTTGCAGGCTTTGCATTCGGCCCTTTGTACGCCGTGGCAGTTTGTTTTATCAAAAACATTCTGTTTAACATCTTCTTCGGAAGTGCAGGTTGGGTAGGTGCACTCTCTAATTTTCTGTTAAGCGTGCTGTTTGTGACACCTGCAGCATGGCTATATCAGATAAAGAAAAACAGAAAAAGCGCACTGATTGGGTCGCTAACCGGTGCATTCTCTATGGCGCTTGTTGGAATTTTCACCAACTATTACATTGTATATCCCATGTATGCTGTTATGATGTCAAAAGATGGGAATAACGGTATGGATATCATCCTGGGAATGTATCGCGCAATCAATCCTGCTGTGACGGACTTATGGTCTGCCT containing:
- a CDS encoding ECF transporter S component, producing MSNIKTRKLTVTALLAAISIVLSLIGFSIPLMPIFIKLDFSDLPALLAGFAFGPLYAVAVCFIKNILFNIFFGSAGWVGALSNFLLSVLFVTPAAWLYQIKKNRKSALIGSLTGAFSMALVGIFTNYYIVYPMYAVMMSKDGNNGMDIILGMYRAINPAVTDLWSALIYMNFPFTLAKGLINVAFAFLIYKRLSPILHGKSA